ATCCCGCCGAGTACCCGGAACTCCCCAAGCAGGATCACCCCCAAAATGATGATTTTCTCTTTGACCAGGGAACCACCCGCGGGCTGAGTCAGATCCGCTTCCATGACTATGAGAAAACCTTCCGGGCGGTTGACCTCCCCAATGTGCAAATTTTCCGCCAACAAACCGCCATCCTTAAAGAATTTCTCTTTGCAGCCGCGCCCGATGAGGCTCAGCGCAAAGATATTGATTTTCTGCTCGCATTAGGCGAGCTATTCGCTCTGGTTGTCTATGCGCAACTTATTCTCGAAAACGCACGCATTTATGCAATCGACGCAGCATTGATTGACCAGATTTTCGATTTTATGGTGCGCGATTTTTCGAAACATGCCTTGCAGCTCTACGGCAAACCCAGCAGCACCGAGAGCCAAATGGTATTTTGCCAGCGCATGATCCGTAAAGCCGCCGTGGATGAAGTCCGGTATCAAAAAGTTTGGCAAGAGCATGTGTACGCCCTCAAAGACCTTTACGCAATGCAACCTTAAAGTATTTTCACCACAAAGGGCACGAAGAAATACAACGAAAAAATTCTTCGTGCCCCTTTGTGCCCTGCGTGGTTAATCATTTTCAACACCCAAAAGGAGATTGCGAATGGAGTTTAACTTAGACGAAGAACAACGTATGTGGCGCAAGGCCGTGCACGATTTTGTGGCGCAAGAAGTTCAACCCCATGCGGCTGACTTCAGTGAACGCGGCGAACTCAACTGGCCTGCTCTGCGCAAAATGGGGCCAATGGGTATTTTGGGAATCACTGCGCCGGAAGCGTATGGCGGCTCTGGTGTGGATGCGATTTGTGCTGCAATTGCCATCGAAGAATTGGGCTGGGCAGATGGCGGCACAGCACTGACAGTGGCTGCACACACCGGTCTGGGTTGCGCGCCGATTGCCAGGTTTGGCACTCATGAACAAAAACAGCAATACCTGACGCGCGCCGTCCGTGGCAAAAGCAAACTAGCTGCCCTGGCCCTGACAGAACCCGGCGCAGGCTCCGATCTACAAGCGGTGCGCACACGGGCGAAATTGGATGGGGAGATGTGGGTGATTAACGGCAGCAAGGCCTGGATTACTAACGCCGGAGACGCCGACTATATCATCACGCTGGCGGTAACGCAGCCCGAGGGTGGTTCGGACTCGATGAGCATGTTCATCGTCCCCACGGATACGCCCGGCCTGCACGTTGCCCCTCATGAGAAAAAAATGGGGTTGGGCAGTTGCCATAGCAATGCCATCA
This sequence is a window from Chloroflexota bacterium. Protein-coding genes within it:
- a CDS encoding acyl-CoA dehydrogenase, which encodes MEFNLDEEQRMWRKAVHDFVAQEVQPHAADFSERGELNWPALRKMGPMGILGITAPEAYGGSGVDAICAAIAIEELGWADGGTALTVAAHTGLGCAPIARFGTHEQKQQYLTRAVRGKSKLAALALTEPGAGSDLQAVRTRAKLDGEMWVINGSKAWITNAGDADYIITLAVTQPEGGSDSMSMFIVPTDTPGLHVAPHEKKMGLGSCHSNAITYENVRVPAENLLGEQGHGLQQTLRTLDGGRISIAAISVGIAQSAMEAAVRYAKERQTFGKPIAEHQAIQWMLADAATEIHAARLMVYHAAWLKDQGLSYTKEGAMAKLFASEMGERVTRNAIQIHGGYGYSREYPVERMYRDARLMTVGEGTSEVQRMVIARKVLAEIR